From one Pieris brassicae chromosome 5, ilPieBrab1.1, whole genome shotgun sequence genomic stretch:
- the LOC123709747 gene encoding gastrula zinc finger protein XlCGF7.1-like isoform X5 has translation MDKCGICLKPAQQLFETGTDSVYACFKCQPLVPEVTLDDSDPSTAEQSSNNEEYYFQEQTNHKYQCNVCHKSFQKNMQLQNHMRNHRAERRFVCTFCNKAFSQSNNLRAHLRIHTNERPYKCQECGKAFTQVTNLNNHVRLHTGERPFVCPEPGCDKAYAQVTNLNQHRKRHLSGRPLETSYQCPMCGQSFAQRNHMYTHRREAHSTLKSPVRVRFPCSMCDVKLPSERLLQVHMARHHQEDEEEQLVLCRRFST, from the exons ATGGATAAATGTGGAATTTGTTTGAAACCTGCACAG CAACTCTTTGAAACGGGTACTGATTCTGTGTATGCCTGTTTCAAATGTCAACCTCTTGTCCCTGAAGTGACATTAGACGATAGTGATCCTAGTACTGCTGAGCAATCTTCGAATAATGAAGag TATTATTTTCAGGAGCAAACCAATCACAAATATCAATGTAATGTATGCCATAAGTCATTCCAGAAAAATATGCAGTTGCAAAATCATATGCGGAATCACCGTGCAGAGAGGCGATTTGTCTGCACTTTCTGTAACAAAG CATTCTCCCAATCAAACAATTTGCGCGCTCATTTGCGCATCCACACCAATGAGCGACCCTACAAGTGCCAGGAGTGCGGCAAAGCTTTTactcaa GTAACAAACCTCAACAACCATGTCCGCCTGCACACAGGAGAAAGGCCTTTTGTGTGTCCCGAACCTGGCTGCGACAAGGCATATGCACAG GTGACAAATTTAAACCAGCATCGCAAGCGTCATTTGTCTGGCCGCCCCTTAGAGACGTCATACCAATGTCCGATGTGTGGTCAGAGCTTTGCGCAAAGGAACCATATGTACACGCATAG ACGTGAAGCCCATTCGACGTTGAAGAGCCCGGTGCGGGTTCGTTTCCCGTGTTCCATGTGCGACGTGAAGCTGCCTTCCGAGAGACTTTTGCAGGTCCACATGGCCAGACACCACCAGGAGGATGAAGAAGAAC AATTGGTGTTATGTAGAAGATTTTCAACTTAA
- the LOC123709293 gene encoding 5'-AMP-activated protein kinase catalytic subunit alpha-2, translating into MSDKPVVASGAQPIVKIGHYTLGATLGVGTFGKVKIGEHQLTKHKVAVKILNRQKIKSLDVVGKIRREIQNLKLFRHPHIIKLYQVISTPTDIFMIMEYVSGGELFDYIVKRGKLQEHEARRFFQQIISGVDYCHRHMIVHRDLKPENLLLDHNMHVKIADFGLSNMMMDGEFLRTSCGSPNYAAPEVISGKLYAGPEVDVWSCGVILYALLCGTLPFDDEHVPTLFRKIKSGIFPIPEYLNKSVVSLLCNMMQVDPMKRATIEDVKKHDWFQKDLPDYLFPSPVEQDSGVIDTEAIAEVCEKFSVREQEVHSSLLSGDPHDQLAIAYHLIIDNKRMADEAARAEVKDFYIANSSPPTAIDTHRPHPERIAPLRDKSSPAAQPAADKQRGTPVKRAKWHLGIRSQSKPNDIMLEVFRAMKALDYEWKVINPYHVRVRTLNKLTQTYVKMSLQLYQVDYKSYLLDFKSLSGEREETDEEGASPLSQTPVTPVIPTAPQGHHTMEFFEMCAALIIQLAR; encoded by the exons ATGTCGGACAAACCTGTAGTCGCTAGTGGAGCTCAGCCCATAGTTAAGATAGGGCACTATACATTAGGAGCAACTCTCGGTGTTGGAACCTTTGGAAAAGTAAAGATTGGTGAACATCAATTAACAAAGCACAAAGTGGCTGTGAAAATACTTAATAGGCAGAAAATCAAGTCTCTAGATGTTGTTGGAAAGATCAGACGAGAAATACAAAACCTAAAACTATTCAGACATCCTCATATTATTAAACTGTACCAA GTGATATCTACTCCAactgatatttttatgattatggAATATGTGTCAGGGGGAgaattatttgattatatagtAAAGAGGGGAAAGTTGCAAGAGCATGAAGCTAGAAGATTCTTCCAGCAAATCATATCAGGTGTTGACTACTGTCATAGACACATGATAGTTCATAGAGATCTTAAACCTGAGAATCTTTTATTAGATCACAATATGCATGTGAAAATAGCTGACTTTGGGCTGTCCAACATGATGATGGATGGAGAATTTTTAAGAACATCATGTGGGTCTCCAAACTATGCTGCACCTGAg GTTATATCAGGAAAATTATATGCTGGTCCAGAAGTGGATGTTTGGTCATGTGGAGTCATTCTCTATGCATTACTCTGTGGGACATTACCCTTTGATGATGAACATGTCCCGACATTGTTTAGGAAGATAAAATCTGGAATATTTCCCATAccagaatatttaaataaaagtgttgTAAGTCTGTTGTGCAATATGATGCAAGTTGATCCAATGAAAAGGGCCACAATTGAAGATGTTAAAAAACATGATTGGTTCCAAAAGGATCTTCCAGATTATCTCTTTCCATCTCCAGTGGAACAG GACAGTGGAGTAATAGATACAGAGGCCATAGCTGAAGTTTGTGAGAAATTTAGTGTCCGTGAGCAAGAAGTTCATAGTTCTTTACTATCTGGTGATCCCCACGATCAACTCGCAATTGCATATCATCTTATCATTGACAACAAGAGAATGGCTGATGAAGCAGCTCGGGCTGAGGTCAAAGACTTTTATATTGCAA acAGTTCCCCGCCAACGGCCATTGACACACATCGTCCCCACCCGGAACGTATTGCACCTCTCAGAGACAAATCCTCGCCCGCTGCACAACCGGCGGCTGATAAGCAACGAGGGACCCCCGTTAAACG AGCTAAGTGGCACCTTGGTATCCGGTCTCAGAGTAAGCCCAACGATATAATGTTAGAAGTGTTCCGCGCTATGAAAGCTCTGGACTATGAGTGGAAAGTCATTAACCCCTATCATGTCAG GGTTCGAACACTCAACAAGTTGACGCAAACATACGTAAAGATGTCGCTACAATTATACCAAGTGGACTACAAGTCTTACCTCCTTGACTTTAAGTCCCTCTCAGGGGAACGGGAAGAGACCGATGAAGAGGGCGCTTCGCCCCTTTCTCAGACTCCAGTAACTCCAGTTATCCCAACAGCACCCCAGGGTCATCACACAATGGAGTTCTTTGAAATGTGCGCGGCCCTGATTATACAATTAGCCCGGTAG